One genomic segment of Brassica napus cultivar Da-Ae chromosome A3, Da-Ae, whole genome shotgun sequence includes these proteins:
- the LOC106452786 gene encoding U3 small nucleolar RNA-associated protein 20-like isoform X2: protein MATPADARAVKSLNTSGGRKKFVFKNLAQKVNEIDISGFFKSLEKVKPEPSEGSSFFRDCLVELRELNTAEDFISFYEEMLPFVQTLPLVIEQKEIIFTKLVSRLQMDARLSLDAILRLIAALSRDLLEDFIPFLPRIVNSLVALLENGAKKDADIIKQIFSSWCEILMNLQKYLVRDIEGILRDTLDLRYHPKDYINELMSESMSFLLRNARNEQLEKGINRILSEVADPAKQDGAVDLLYYAMRGTSGSLHSKAGRVLSFLLKDSTLSFCDNSPQVVEVVSSTLERLCEDLEADKLNVMWKCLIQEINESIKNKNSVHLSRLLSVLTAAVRVQKGLKVHDYPSLIRLVGLTVSTFVASSETVVEGDNLSAVIDEVLQLMLSTINRVTDLETVASQWAPIFAMKSSSLLTFLEELLNKDQSVVKAFTNNILSAINNMIWESPEEVIPLLLTFCENQQTSHDRVIIVDQTFERIHKFLEEKIKKVRQNVENTGLSQADDAELAAIWGVVNCYPYFKVDPSLLISFKDTLRQYLTVSDANTFSTPELKWQSLLGAALSSCHKLPRRINHNDIEEALSMAKDYKSCVQVLTPVADFLDSMHRLALANDDSSKPQPELQEEKAKDAFGIFSENLRHPNKCIRLMTLRILCHFETFSSDSSFEEHPPKKKMKTEETKKPLHKRNVLELLRSIQEIVPTVNTEGELISMIHEIKRNLSAGLVHAAYVQLVLNGLMGIFHISYTKLWGPASECLEVLLRNHTVAVWSDFVCYLDQCQLKSEKLDNHSENPNHNLSERPTDLIGRFNLFLYPPSNSTATATVATQLLQTLQKAPKVAQSRASEILPRLLKFLGYNIENPTSVGLFNAPVCKGDDWRNVLKQWLTLLKLMKNPKSFQFSEFLNNVLQNRFLDDNDTELQTIVLECLLLSNDFLLPHREHLLKLIKPEELREELTTSNMSVDIEEAHRSLLFSLEIRILAPKVRTLKNLASRKHTSINHRKAVLRFIAERDVNDLSLFFVLLIKPLNIISEETMDLFWSSGKSSLDYFQKADFLKDFTGDTISTLSKNQKSGFLHVIQDILEVFDELRVRPFIDFLMGCVVRLMVNYEERNTESLTPRNDTAASSTPDNKQNVSVHQDQAGTALKQFKELRSLCLKIIAHVLDKYEDSDIGSEFWNLFFSAVNPLIKNFKQEGSSSEKTSSLFSCFLSMSRNRNLVTLLCREESLIPDICSILTVTTASDAIKSSALKFIENLLCLDSELHEDDSMIKGFLDPYVETLFSSLHSLFIGDINKRKSVKYHGEREVRILKLLSKHMGDQSCAMKYLEVLLSFLDKNVKDSDIRREALLAIQDIISLLGTESVTKIINKVSPLLVDAEVDVRLCICDLLESLAKIDFSLDDVAKRIRDMNSISAMEVDDLDYERIANAYVEIDSDFFAKSSKQHTMIILSQSLYNLSSESIMIRGSAHKLLSSFIEFSASILCQEASAHSGVGKEVKIADASWTGKHTLSIVDFILKHIADAISRGGNIVKEWILLIREMVTKLPDAGNLGAFRPLCSEDENLDFFKSIIHIQSHRRSKAISRFAKLVGDSSLPEGVLRKLFVAVFFHMLLDGQDVKEKENNVRNACTEALASVSAHMSWKSYYALLNRCFREMHNHTKKGKLLLRLICLILDKFHFTEDGGYRQEEIEGIHKSLQTVFGKMQKLMDSESDNVNVNSSVAALKVLKLLPKDVMDDYLSPIIKRIATFTKNRLESTRDEARSALVACLKELGLEYLQVVIKSLRDILKRGSELHVLGYTVHSILSKCLSKPTCGKLDHCLDDLLAVVENDIFGEVAEQKDVDKFKSKMKETRKRMSFESLKLICENVTFREHALKLLSPVTSQLRRHLTPKIKSNLEKMLQQIAVGIEGNPSVDQVDLFVFIYGRVDDGINNRNGPGDQGSSPPSQKKGKSRDRQETAGLISGTRSCPHLITVFALDLLQNRLKKIKLDNTDKQLLGKLDSFVKLLTECLRSKYEEIVSSALRCFTSLIWFPLPSLISEADELKTALLTIAQSAVNSSSPLVQSCLKLLTTLLGNKNITLSPEQLKLVIQFPMFVDLESDPSFVNLSLLKAIVKRNLVVPEIYDVAVQVSELLVKSQQESIRKKCKQILLQFLVHYTLSEKRLQQHVEFLLQNLKYEHPSGREAVLDMLHTLILKFSVPNLGKKSFLDQQSKTMFIQLAMCLGNDIDQKVLPRIGSVIELLIGCISEDQVGTILSYCLCWYKQQRLQAVAAQVLGFIIDSMEKSFRKHIHNTLEDAKVIMKSAVSASSLHNAEEGVIPFWKEAYYSLVMIEKMVRQFPDLKLKEDLEDIWKMVFKFLLYPHAWLRSISRRLLNYYFKALARRKRAESQTVVSDSLLENPSSLFSVAVSLCSQLKELPTTGDVNVDLLVENIVFAVSSLHSLIGHSVQAKDNGFWSGLGEDEQVVFLKAFEVLDSGKGRSTFLSLTSGKRTENGEEDDAASGVRNVLIGSLLKRLGKVALDTESVQMKIVFNVYKAFTSQMNQDDCRLYAFKILLPLYKVCEGFTGKIISDESKQLAEEVRDSIRDKTLGNQLFVEVYSEIRKSLRNKREKRKREEKTMAVVNPERNAKRKLRLASKNKANKRRRMTSMKLSRWARS, encoded by the exons ATGGCGACCCCAGCTGATGCTCGGGCAGTCAAGTCGCTCAACACTTCCGGGGGACGTAAGAAATTCGTG TTCAAGAATCTCGCTCAGAAAGTCAATGAGATTGACATCAGCGGTTTCTTTAAGAGCCTGGAGAAGGTTAAACCTGAGCCTTCAGAGGGTTCTTCGTTTTTCAGAGACTGTCTCGTTGAATTGAGG GAACTGAATACAGCAGAAGATTTCATTTCGTTTTATGAAGAAATGTTGCCATTTGTTCAGACTTTGCCTTTGGTCATTGAGCAAAAAGAAATAATCTTCACCAAGCTTGTCTCTCGATTACAAATGGACGCAAGATTGTCCCTGGACGCCATTCTCAG GTTGATTGCTGCTTTATCAAGAGATCTCTTGGAGGACTTTATCCC CTTCCTTCCACGGATCGTGAACTCCTTAGTGGCACTCCTAGAAAATGGTGCCAAGAAAGACGCGGATATTATCAAGCAG ATATTCTCTTCATGGTGCGAGATATTAATGAATCTGCAGAAGTATCTCGTACGCGACATCGAAGGTATTCTCAG GGATACGTTGGACTTGAGGTATCATCCTAAAGACTATATCAATGAATTAATGTCAGAGTCTATGTCCTTTTTGTTGAGGAATGCGCGGAATGAGCAACTTGAAAAAG GGATCAACAGGATCCTTTCCGAAGTTGCAGATCCAGCCAAACAAGATGGAGCAGTTGATTTACTTTATTATGCTATGAGAGGAACCTCTGGAAGTCTCCACTCAAAAGCCGGGAGAGTTTTGAGTTTCTTGCTGAAAGATTCAACATTATCTTTTTGTGATAATTCTCCTCAAG TCGTGGAAGTTGTTAGTTCCACTTTGGAGAGATTATGCGAGGATTTGGAAGCAGACAAATTAAATGTTATGTGGAAATGcttgattcaagaaataaatgaatcgatcaaaaacaaaaactccgTTCATTTAAGCCGACTGTTGAGTGTGCTTACTGCAGCTGTCAGGGTTCAGAAAGGTCTCAAGGTTCATG ATTACCCATCTTTGATTCGACTTGTGGGCCTCACTGTCTCAACTTTTGTGGCTTCCTCTGAGACCGTTGTAGAAGGGGATAACTTATCTGCTGTCATTGATGAAGTTCTACAACTGATGTTAAGCACAATAAACAGAGTCACTGATTTGGAAACTGTTGCTTCGCAATGGGCTCCCATTTTTGCCATGAAGAGTTCAAG TTTGCTGACTTTTTTGGAGGAGTTGTTGAACAAGGATCAATCCGTAGTGAAAGCCTTTACAAACAATATATTAAG TGCAATTAACAATATGATTTGGGAGTCTCCTGAGGAAGTTATTCCTCTGTTACTGACATTTTGCGAGAACCAACAAACAAGTCACGACAGAGTGATCATCGTAGATCAAACATTTGAGAGAATTCATAAGTTTTTGGAAGAAAAGATTAAGAAGGTTCGGCAGAATGTAGAGAACACTGGATTATCTCAAGCTGATGATGCCGAGTTGGCTGCCATCTGGGGAGTTGTCAACTGTTATCCTTATTTCAAAGTGGATCCATCATTACTGATTTCCTTTAAGGATACTCTCAGACAGTATTTGACAGTGTCGGATG CAAACACGTTTAGTACCCCAGAATTGAAGTGGCAGAGCTTACTTGGTGCTGCTTTAAGTTCATGTCACAAACTGCCGAGAAGAATCAACCACAACGATATAGAGGAAGCGTTGTCTATGGCAAAAGATTACAAGTCATGCGTACAAGTGTTGACCCCCGTGGCCGATTTTTTGGACTCAATGCACAG GCTTGCATTAGCTAATGATGACAGTTCTAAGCCGCAACCAGAACTTCAAGAAGAAAAGGCTAAAGATGCTTTTGGCATATTTTCGGAAAATCTGCGCCACCCAAACAAATGCATCCGTCTTATGACGCTGAGGATTTTGTGCCATTTTGAGACATTTTCGTCCGACTCGTCTTTTGAAGAGCATCCTCccaagaagaaaatgaaaactgaGGAGACCAAAAAACCCCTTCATAAAAGGAAT GTTCTTGAGTTATTACGCTcaatccaagagattgttcccACAGTGAATACGGAGGGGGAGTTGATCAGTATGATTCATGAAATAAAAAGGAATCTCTCTGCTGGCTTGGTACATGCGGCATATGTGCAGCTAGTATTGAATGGGCTGATGGGAATATTTCATATTAGTTATACTAAGCTGTGGGGTCCAGCATCTGAGTGTCTTGAGGTTCTTCTGAGGAATCACACAGTAGCTGTGTGGAGTGATTTTGTTTGCTATTTGGACCAGTGCCAGCTAAAATCTGAGAAACTCGACAATCATAGTGAGAATCCGAACCACAACTTGTCAGAGAGGCCTACCG ATCTGATTGGccgttttaatttatttctctATCCGCCGTCTAATAGCACAGCTACTGCAACGGTGGCTACGCAGTTGCTCCAGACCTTGCAGAAAGCTCCCAAAGTTGCTCAGTCCCGTGCTTCTGAGATTCTCCCTCGGTTGCTGAAGTTTCTGGGATACAACATTGAAAATCCTACGAG TGTCGGATTGTTCAATGCGCCAGTTTGTAAAGGAGATGACTGGAGGAATGTTCTTAAACAGTGGTTGACTTTGCTgaaattgatgaaaaatcctAAGTCGTTTCAGTTTAGCGAATTTCTAAACAACGTTCTGCAGAATAG ATTCCTGGACGATAATGATACTGAACTACAAACCATTGTTCTAGAGTGCCTTCTGTTGTCGAACGACTTCTTACTCCCACACCGCGAGCATTTGTTGAAACTGATCAAACCAGAGGAATTAAGAGAAGAACTCACAACCTCGAACATGTCCGTAGACATTGAAGAAGCTCACAGatctcttcttttctctcttgaaATTCGAATCCTTGCGCCAAAAGTCAGGACATTAAAGAATTTGGCTTCACGGAAG CATACAAGTATAAATCATAGGAAGGCAGTTCTTCGCTTTATAGCTGAGCGGGATGTTAACGACCTTTCCCTCTTCTTTGTATTGTTGATAAAGCCTTTGAACATCATATCAGAGGAAACAATGGACTTGTTCTGGAGTTCAGGCAAAAGTTCGCTGGATTATTTCCAAAAGGCGGATTTCTTAAAGGATTTCACTGGTGATACTATTTCTACATTATCCAAGAATCAGAAATCTGGGTTTCTTCATGTCATCCAAGACATCCTTGAAGTCTTTGATGAGCTCCGTGTCCGACCTTTTATAGACTTTTTGATGGGATGTGTTGTCCGGCTAATGGTAAACTATGAAGAAAGAAACACTGAATCATTGACACCAAGAAATGACACTGCCGCCTCATCAACACCAGACAATAAACAGAATGTTTCAGTTCATCAAGACCAG GCTGGCACTGCTTTGAAGCAGTTTAAAGAGTTGAGATCCTTGTGTCTGAAAATTATTGCTCATGTTCTTGATAAATACGAGGATTCTGATATTGGTTCCGAGTTCTGGAACCTCTTCTTTTCGGCAGTAAATCCGTTAATCAAGAATTTCAAGCAGGAGGGTTCTAGTAGTGAGAAAACAAGTTCCTTGTTCTCATGCTTCTTGTCAATGAGCAGAAACCGCAATCTCGTGACCCTCTTATGTCGGGAAGAGTCTCTTATTCCAGACATTTGTTCGATTCTGACAGTCACCACAGCTTCAGACGCTATAAAGTCGTCTGCACTGAAGTTCATAGAGAATCTGCTTTGTCTTGACAGTGAGTTGCATGAGGATGACAGTATGATCAAAGGCTTCTTAGATCCGTACGTAGAAACACTGTTCAGCAGCTTGCATTCTCTTTTCATCGGGGATATTAACAAAAG GAAATCAGTCAAGTATCATGGGGAAAGAGAGGTTAGGATTCTTAAATTGTTGTCAAAGCACATGGGAGATCAGTCTTGTGCTATGAAGTATTTGGAAGTCTTACTTTCTTTCTTGGATAAAAACGTGAAAGATTCTG ATATCCGTCGTGAAGCTTTACTAGCTATTCAGGACATCATATCGTTGCTTGGGACTGAGAGTGTCaccaaaattataaacaaagtCTCTCCTCTACTTGTTGACGCTGAAGTTGACGTTAGATTGTGCATTTGTGATCTTCTTGAATCTCTTGCAAAAATCGACTTTTCTCTGGATGATGTG GCAAAGCGCATCCGAGATATGAATTCCATCTCAGCCATGGAAGTTGATGACCTTGACTATGAAAGGATAGCTAATGCTTATGTGGAGATTGACTCGGATTTCTTTGCTAAATCCTCGAAGCAGCACACGATGATTATACTGTCACAAAGTTTATACAACTTATCATCGGAATCCATTATGATAAGGGGAAGCGCACATAAGCTCTTGTCATCTTTCATTGAATTTTCGGCCTCAATACTATGCCAAGAAGCTTCAGCTCACTCTGGCGTTGGCAAAGAGGTCAAAATAGCTGATGCAAGCTGGACAGGAAAGCATACACTGTCCATTGTTGATTTTATCTTGAAACACATTGCTGATGCAATAAGCAGAGGAGGCAATATAGTGAAG GAGTGGATTCTTTTGATACGTGAAATGGTGACAAAACTCCCAGATGCTGGAAATCTTGGTGCATTTAGACCTTTATGCTCTGAAGATGagaatcttgatttttttaaatctattattCACATTCAG TCACACCGTAGATCAAAGGCGATTTCACGCTTCGCAAAACTGGTCGGAGATAGCAGCCTGCCTGAG GGAGTCTTGAGAAAACTGTTTGTCGCAGTCTTTTTCCACATGTTGCTCGATGGACAAgatgtaaaagaaaaagagaacaaTGTCCGTAATGCATGCACAGAGGCCCTTGCATCTGTATCTGCACATATGAGTTGGAAGTCGTACTATGCTCTATTGAATCGGTGTTTCCGTGAGATGCACAATCATACCAAAAAGGGAAAGCTTCTGCTGCGGCTTATCTGCttgattttggataaatttcaTTTTACAGAAGATGGTGGTTACAGGCAAGAGGAGATTGAGGGGATTCATAAAAGCCTTCAAACTGTGTTTGGAAAGATGCAGAAGCTGATGGATTCTGAGTCTGATAATGTTAATGTTAACAGCAGTGTAGCTGCGCTGAAGGTTCTAAAGCTGCTCCCCAAAGACGTAATGGACGATTATCTGTCCCCTATAATTAAGAGGATTGCCACTTTTACGAAGAACCGGTTGGAGAGCACACGTGATGAAGCCAGATCTGCTCTGGTTGCTTGTTTGAAGGAATTGGGGCTCGAGTACTTGCAGGTTGTCATCAAAAGTTTACGTGATATCCTGAAACGAGGATCTGAGTTGCATGTGCTGGGATACACCGTCCATTCTATCTTATCGAAGTGCTTGTCCAAACCTACGTGTGGGAAGTTGGATCATTGTTTGGATGATCTCCTTGCTGTGGTGGAAAACGACATCTTTGGCGAGGTTGCTGAACAGAAAGATGTGGACAAATTCAAATCCAAAATGAAAGAGACAAGAAAACGCATGTCATTCGAGAGTCTGAAGTTGATTTGTGAAAATGTGACGTTCAGAGAGCATGCATTGAAACTACTTTCCCCGGTCACTTCTCAGCTGCGACGGCATTTAACTCCAAAGATAAAATCAAATCTGGAGAAGATGTTACAACAAATTGCAGTTGGTATTGAAGGCAATCCATCTGTTGACCAAGTAGATctgtttgtttttatatatggcCGCGTTGACGACGGTATTAACAACAGGAATGGTCCTGGAGATCAAGGGTCTTCTCCGCCATCCCAAAAGAAAGGGAAATCAAGAGATCGACAAGAGACTGCTGGGTTGATTTCTGGTACTAGGTCTTGTCCACATCTTATAACAGTGTTTGCTCTGGACTTACTGCAAAACAGACTGAAGAAAATCAAACTCGACAACACTGATAAACAGCTGCTGGGGAAGTTGGATTCATTTGTCAAACTACTTACGGAATGCTTGCGTTCTAAGTATGAAGAGATTGTGTCATCAGCCCTTAGATGTTTCACTTCATTAATATGGTTTCCACTGCCTTCCCTCATTTCTGAAGCAGATGAGTTGAAAACAGCATTGTTAACAATTGCTCAGTCTGCAGTGAATTCCAGCAGTCCTCTTGTGCAGTCATGCCTTAAGCTATTAACAACGCTTCTCGGTAATAAAAACATTACTTTGTCTCCGGAGCAGCTAAAGTTGGTGATTCAGTTCCCCATGTTTGTTGATCTGGAGTCCGATCCATCCTTTGTTAACCTTTCACTACTCAAGGCCATTGTGAAACGAAACCTTGTGGTTCCAGAGATTTATGACGTTGCAGTTCAGGTTTCAGAGTTGTTGGTAAAAAGTCAGCAGGAATCAATCCGCAAGAAATGCAAACAGATACTGTTACAGTTTTTGGTCCACTACACACTTTCTGAGAAACGTTTACAGCAACATGTGGAATTTCTGCTGCAAAATCTGAA GTATGAACATCCAAGTGGAAGAGAAGCAGTCCTTGACATGCTTCATACTCTAATCTTGAAATTCTCAGTACCAAATCTCGGCAAGAAGTCATTTCTTGACCAACAGTCGAAAACAATGTTCATTCAGCTTGCTATGTGTTTGGGCAATGATATTGATCAAAAAGTCCTGCCCCGGATCGGTTCTGTGATAGAACTTCTGATAGGGTGCATCAGTGAAGATCAAGTTGGTACCATTCTATCGTATTGTCTGTGTTGGTATAAGCAGCAAAGGTTACAGGCTGTGGCAGCACAG GTGTTGGGATTTATTATTGACTCCATGGAGAAATCATTTCGGAAGCATATCCACAATACATTGGAGGATGCCAAAGTGATAATGAAGTCTGCTGTCAGTGCTTCCAGCCTGCATAATGCCGAGGAAGGTGTTATTCCGTTCTGGAAGGAAGCATACTACTCACTCGTTATGATAGAGAAGATGGTCCGGCAATTTCCTGATTTAAAACTCAAAGAAGATTTAGAG GATATATGGAAAATGGTATTTAAGTTCTTGTTGTACCCACACGCATGGTTGCGAAGTATATCACGCCGGCTACTGAATTATTATTTCAAGGCATTGGCTAGGAGGAAAAGAGCAGAATCTCAGACAGTAGTATCTGATTCTCTTCTTGAGAACCCAAGTAGCCTGTTCTCGGTTGCTGTTTCTCTTTGCTCCCAGTTAAAGGAGCTACCCACCACTGGAGATGTTAACGTCGATCTCCTCgtagaaaatattgttttcgcGGTCTCGAGTCTTCATTCCCTGATTGGACATTCTGTTCAAGCAAAAGACAATGGGTTCTGGTCCGGTCTTGGCGAGGATGAGCAAGTGGTGTTCCTAAAAGCCTTTGAAGTGCTTGATTCAGGGAAAGGAAGGTCTACTTTTCTGTCTCTTACCTCAGGCAAACGTACTGAGAACGGCGAGGAGGATGATGCTGCGAGTGGTGTAAGGAATGTATTGATTGGAAGCTTGCTCAAGAGGCTCGGGAAGGTTGCTCTTGATACGGAGTCTGTTCAG ATGAAGATTGTGTTCAACGTCTACAAAGCATTCACCTCACAGATGAATCAAGATGACTGTCGTTTATATGCCTTCAAAATTCTGCTTCCATTGTACAAAGTCTGTGAAGGTTTCACAGGAAAGATCATCTCAG ATGAGTCTAAACAACTAGCAGAGGAGGTACGTGACAGTATAAGAGACAAGACATTAGGCAACCAACTCTTTGTGGAGGTGTACAGTGAGATAAGGAAAAGCTTGAGAAACAAGagggagaagagaaagagagaagaaaagacAATGGCAGTGGTGAATCCAGAGAGAAATGCAAAGAGGAAACTGAGGTTAGCTTCAAAGAACAAAGCCAacaagaggaggaggatgaCTAGCATGAAGTTATCTAGATGGGCTCGCTCTTGA